From Amphiprion ocellaris isolate individual 3 ecotype Okinawa chromosome 2, ASM2253959v1, whole genome shotgun sequence, a single genomic window includes:
- the LOC111581781 gene encoding synapse-associated protein 1-like isoform X2, with amino-acid sequence MTTCSPKGSQQSQTEPIRELTIQYTRGSGHYVYSMFKNWGTWLGIENENAEVKQETESVVDAEEDTNCGVNKPADEREQTSAAEKDDQLLQKAKGLGGYIYNFASSASKKLSESVVETAQTLKKSVEEGKINGIIDKTILGDFQKEQERFVQEQKAKKSGAAVPPWVGYNEEETTQQQILALSADKRNFLRDPPAGVQFHFDFEQMYPVAMVMLEEDELLRKMRFHLVPKQVKEEAFWKNYFYRVSLIKQSAQLTALAAQQAAERRDMEKTSPSHEELHHIDVVKRKSPPAIHRTKPKSSEDEEEISTSPPVSEFVSDAFDSCKINEADLRKEMEQLVLDKREHPTPQEEETADWERELQEELQEYDVLADNDNRDDNWDREIEEMLKEDS; translated from the exons atgacaacttgttcaccTAAGGGTAGCCAGCAGAGTCAAACCGAACCGATTCGCGAACTAACAATACAGTACACTCGCGGAAGTGG GCACTACGTTTACAGTATGTTTAAGAACTGGGGGACGTGGCTCGGAATAGAAAACGAAAATGCCGAAGTTAAACAAGAAACCGAGTCTGTTGTTGATGCTGAAGAAGACACGAACTGTGGAGTAAATAAACCTGCGGATGAAAGGGAGCAGACCAGTGCTGCCGAGAAAGATGATCAACTTCTCCAGAAAGCTAAGGGTCTCGGTG GTTACATATATAATTTCGCCAGCAGTGCCTCAAAGAAACTGTCTGAATCCGTTGTTGAAACAGCACAAACCTTGAAGAAAAGTGTGGAGGAGGGAAAGATTAATGGAATCATTGATAAG ACCATTTTAGGTGATTTCCAGAAAGAACAAGAAAGATTTGTTCAGGAGCAAAAGGCCAAAAAGTCTG GTGCTGCTGTGCCACCGTGGGTAGGTTATAATGAAGAGGAAACCACACAGCAACAGATTTTAGCTCTCTCAGCT GACAAAAGAAATTTTCTGCGAGACCCTCCTGCTGGGGTGCAATTTCACTTTGACTTTGAGCAAATGTATCCAGTCGCCATGGTGATGCTGGAGGAAGATGAGCTCCTCAGGAAGATGCGCTTCCATCTGGTCCCCAAACA GGTGAAGGAGGAAGCCTTCTGGAAGAATTACTTCTACCGTGTGTCCTTGATCAAGCAGTCAGCTCAGCTCACAGCTCTTGCAGCTCAACAGGCTGCCGAGCGGAGAGACATGGAGAAAACTAGCCCCAGTCATGAGGAGCTTCATCATATAG ATGTAGTTAAACGGAAATCTCCCCCAGCCATCCACAGAACTAAACCAAAGTCAAGTGAG GATGAAGAAGAGATTTCCACCAGTCCACCCGTGTCTGAATTTGTAAGCGATGCCTTTGACTCATGCAAGATAAACGAGGCCGACCTGCGCAAAGAAATGGAACAGCTGGTCCTGGACAAGAGGGAACATCCAACCCCACAGGAGG aggaGACTGCAGACTGGGAGcgagagctgcaggaggagcttCAGGAGTACGACGTGTTGGCTGATAATGACAACCGAGATGACAACTGGGACAGAGAGATTGAAGAGATGCTGAAGGAGGACAGTTAG
- the LOC111581781 gene encoding synapse-associated protein 1-like isoform X3 translates to MFKNWGTWLGIENENAEVKQETESVVDAEEDTNCGVNKPADEREQTSAAEKDDQLLQKAKGLGGYIYNFASSASKKLSESVVETAQTLKKSVEEGKINGIIDKTILGDFQKEQERFVQEQKAKKSGAAVPPWVGYNEEETTQQQILALSADKRNFLRDPPAGVQFHFDFEQMYPVAMVMLEEDELLRKMRFHLVPKQVKEEAFWKNYFYRVSLIKQSAQLTALAAQQAAERRDMEKTSPSHEELHHIADVVKRKSPPAIHRTKPKSSEDEEEISTSPPVSEFVSDAFDSCKINEADLRKEMEQLVLDKREHPTPQEEETADWERELQEELQEYDVLADNDNRDDNWDREIEEMLKEDS, encoded by the exons ATGTTTAAGAACTGGGGGACGTGGCTCGGAATAGAAAACGAAAATGCCGAAGTTAAACAAGAAACCGAGTCTGTTGTTGATGCTGAAGAAGACACGAACTGTGGAGTAAATAAACCTGCGGATGAAAGGGAGCAGACCAGTGCTGCCGAGAAAGATGATCAACTTCTCCAGAAAGCTAAGGGTCTCGGTG GTTACATATATAATTTCGCCAGCAGTGCCTCAAAGAAACTGTCTGAATCCGTTGTTGAAACAGCACAAACCTTGAAGAAAAGTGTGGAGGAGGGAAAGATTAATGGAATCATTGATAAG ACCATTTTAGGTGATTTCCAGAAAGAACAAGAAAGATTTGTTCAGGAGCAAAAGGCCAAAAAGTCTG GTGCTGCTGTGCCACCGTGGGTAGGTTATAATGAAGAGGAAACCACACAGCAACAGATTTTAGCTCTCTCAGCT GACAAAAGAAATTTTCTGCGAGACCCTCCTGCTGGGGTGCAATTTCACTTTGACTTTGAGCAAATGTATCCAGTCGCCATGGTGATGCTGGAGGAAGATGAGCTCCTCAGGAAGATGCGCTTCCATCTGGTCCCCAAACA GGTGAAGGAGGAAGCCTTCTGGAAGAATTACTTCTACCGTGTGTCCTTGATCAAGCAGTCAGCTCAGCTCACAGCTCTTGCAGCTCAACAGGCTGCCGAGCGGAGAGACATGGAGAAAACTAGCCCCAGTCATGAGGAGCTTCATCATATAG CAGATGTAGTTAAACGGAAATCTCCCCCAGCCATCCACAGAACTAAACCAAAGTCAAGTGAG GATGAAGAAGAGATTTCCACCAGTCCACCCGTGTCTGAATTTGTAAGCGATGCCTTTGACTCATGCAAGATAAACGAGGCCGACCTGCGCAAAGAAATGGAACAGCTGGTCCTGGACAAGAGGGAACATCCAACCCCACAGGAGG aggaGACTGCAGACTGGGAGcgagagctgcaggaggagcttCAGGAGTACGACGTGTTGGCTGATAATGACAACCGAGATGACAACTGGGACAGAGAGATTGAAGAGATGCTGAAGGAGGACAGTTAG
- the LOC111581783 gene encoding AP-1 complex subunit sigma-2 isoform X3, giving the protein MQFMLLFSRQGKLRLQKWYVPLSDKEKKKITRELVQTVLARKPKMCSFLEWRDLKIVYKRYASLYFCCAIEDQDNELITLEIIHRYVELLDKYFGSVCELDIIFNFEKAYFILDEFLLGGEAQETSKKNVLKAIEQADLLQEEAETPRSVLEEIGLT; this is encoded by the exons ATGCAGTTCATGCTTCTATTCAGTCGACAAGGCAAGCTCAGGCTTCAGAAGTGGTACGTGCCTTTGTCTGataaggagaaaaagaaaatcaccaGAGAGTTGGTGCAGACAGTCCTGGCTCGGAAACCCAAAATGTGCAGCTTTCTGGAGTGGAGAGACCTGAAGATTGTGTATAAGAG ATATGCCAGCTTGTACTTCTGCTGTGCCATAGAGGACCAGGACAATGAGCTCATCACCCTGGAGATCATCCACAGATATGTGGAGCTGCTGGATAAATACTTTGGCAGC GTGTGTGAGCTGGACATTATCTTCAACTTTGAGAAGGCCTACTTCATTCTGGATGAATTCTTGCTGGGAGGTGAAGCTCAGGAGACGTCCAAAAAGAATGTACTGAAGGCCATCGAGCAGGCCGACCTGCTACAGGAG GAAGCAGAGACCCCTCGCAGCGTTCTGGAGGAAATTGGACTGACATAA
- the LOC111581783 gene encoding AP-1 complex subunit sigma-2 isoform X1 — protein sequence MQFMLLFSRQGKLRLQKWYVPLSDKEKKKITRELVQTVLARKPKMCSFLEWRDLKIVYKRYASLYFCCAIEDQDNELITLEIIHRYVELLDKYFGSVCELDIIFNFEKAYFILDEFLLGGEAQETSKKNVLKAIEQADLLQENIDFQMRLFAGVMVPNMASESSGLFQN from the exons ATGCAGTTCATGCTTCTATTCAGTCGACAAGGCAAGCTCAGGCTTCAGAAGTGGTACGTGCCTTTGTCTGataaggagaaaaagaaaatcaccaGAGAGTTGGTGCAGACAGTCCTGGCTCGGAAACCCAAAATGTGCAGCTTTCTGGAGTGGAGAGACCTGAAGATTGTGTATAAGAG ATATGCCAGCTTGTACTTCTGCTGTGCCATAGAGGACCAGGACAATGAGCTCATCACCCTGGAGATCATCCACAGATATGTGGAGCTGCTGGATAAATACTTTGGCAGC GTGTGTGAGCTGGACATTATCTTCAACTTTGAGAAGGCCTACTTCATTCTGGATGAATTCTTGCTGGGAGGTGAAGCTCAGGAGACGTCCAAAAAGAATGTACTGAAGGCCATCGAGCAGGCCGACCTGCTACAGGAG AATATAGACTTTCAGATGCGCCTGTTTGCAG GTGTGATGGTCCCAAATATGGCCTCTGAGTCCTCTGGTCTTTTCCAGAATTAG
- the LOC111581781 gene encoding synapse-associated protein 1-like isoform X1 translates to MTTCSPKGSQQSQTEPIRELTIQYTRGSGHYVYSMFKNWGTWLGIENENAEVKQETESVVDAEEDTNCGVNKPADEREQTSAAEKDDQLLQKAKGLGGYIYNFASSASKKLSESVVETAQTLKKSVEEGKINGIIDKTILGDFQKEQERFVQEQKAKKSGAAVPPWVGYNEEETTQQQILALSADKRNFLRDPPAGVQFHFDFEQMYPVAMVMLEEDELLRKMRFHLVPKQVKEEAFWKNYFYRVSLIKQSAQLTALAAQQAAERRDMEKTSPSHEELHHIADVVKRKSPPAIHRTKPKSSEDEEEISTSPPVSEFVSDAFDSCKINEADLRKEMEQLVLDKREHPTPQEEETADWERELQEELQEYDVLADNDNRDDNWDREIEEMLKEDS, encoded by the exons atgacaacttgttcaccTAAGGGTAGCCAGCAGAGTCAAACCGAACCGATTCGCGAACTAACAATACAGTACACTCGCGGAAGTGG GCACTACGTTTACAGTATGTTTAAGAACTGGGGGACGTGGCTCGGAATAGAAAACGAAAATGCCGAAGTTAAACAAGAAACCGAGTCTGTTGTTGATGCTGAAGAAGACACGAACTGTGGAGTAAATAAACCTGCGGATGAAAGGGAGCAGACCAGTGCTGCCGAGAAAGATGATCAACTTCTCCAGAAAGCTAAGGGTCTCGGTG GTTACATATATAATTTCGCCAGCAGTGCCTCAAAGAAACTGTCTGAATCCGTTGTTGAAACAGCACAAACCTTGAAGAAAAGTGTGGAGGAGGGAAAGATTAATGGAATCATTGATAAG ACCATTTTAGGTGATTTCCAGAAAGAACAAGAAAGATTTGTTCAGGAGCAAAAGGCCAAAAAGTCTG GTGCTGCTGTGCCACCGTGGGTAGGTTATAATGAAGAGGAAACCACACAGCAACAGATTTTAGCTCTCTCAGCT GACAAAAGAAATTTTCTGCGAGACCCTCCTGCTGGGGTGCAATTTCACTTTGACTTTGAGCAAATGTATCCAGTCGCCATGGTGATGCTGGAGGAAGATGAGCTCCTCAGGAAGATGCGCTTCCATCTGGTCCCCAAACA GGTGAAGGAGGAAGCCTTCTGGAAGAATTACTTCTACCGTGTGTCCTTGATCAAGCAGTCAGCTCAGCTCACAGCTCTTGCAGCTCAACAGGCTGCCGAGCGGAGAGACATGGAGAAAACTAGCCCCAGTCATGAGGAGCTTCATCATATAG CAGATGTAGTTAAACGGAAATCTCCCCCAGCCATCCACAGAACTAAACCAAAGTCAAGTGAG GATGAAGAAGAGATTTCCACCAGTCCACCCGTGTCTGAATTTGTAAGCGATGCCTTTGACTCATGCAAGATAAACGAGGCCGACCTGCGCAAAGAAATGGAACAGCTGGTCCTGGACAAGAGGGAACATCCAACCCCACAGGAGG aggaGACTGCAGACTGGGAGcgagagctgcaggaggagcttCAGGAGTACGACGTGTTGGCTGATAATGACAACCGAGATGACAACTGGGACAGAGAGATTGAAGAGATGCTGAAGGAGGACAGTTAG
- the LOC111581783 gene encoding AP-1 complex subunit sigma-2 isoform X5, with protein MQFMLLFSRQGKLRLQKWYVPLSDKEKKKITRELVQTVLARKPKMCSFLEWRDLKIVYKRYASLYFCCAIEDQDNELITLEIIHRYVELLDKYFGSVCELDIIFNFEKAYFILDEFLLGGEAQETSKKNVLKAIEQADLLQEPRHEYFNVPVY; from the exons ATGCAGTTCATGCTTCTATTCAGTCGACAAGGCAAGCTCAGGCTTCAGAAGTGGTACGTGCCTTTGTCTGataaggagaaaaagaaaatcaccaGAGAGTTGGTGCAGACAGTCCTGGCTCGGAAACCCAAAATGTGCAGCTTTCTGGAGTGGAGAGACCTGAAGATTGTGTATAAGAG ATATGCCAGCTTGTACTTCTGCTGTGCCATAGAGGACCAGGACAATGAGCTCATCACCCTGGAGATCATCCACAGATATGTGGAGCTGCTGGATAAATACTTTGGCAGC GTGTGTGAGCTGGACATTATCTTCAACTTTGAGAAGGCCTACTTCATTCTGGATGAATTCTTGCTGGGAGGTGAAGCTCAGGAGACGTCCAAAAAGAATGTACTGAAGGCCATCGAGCAGGCCGACCTGCTACAGGAG CCCCGTCATGAGTACTTTAATGTGCCTGTGTACTGA
- the LOC111581783 gene encoding AP-1 complex subunit sigma-2 isoform X4, whose protein sequence is MQFMLLFSRQGKLRLQKWYVPLSDKEKKKITRELVQTVLARKPKMCSFLEWRDLKIVYKRYASLYFCCAIEDQDNELITLEIIHRYVELLDKYFGSVCELDIIFNFEKAYFILDEFLLGGEAQETSKKNVLKAIEQADLLQENIDFQMRLFAAPS, encoded by the exons ATGCAGTTCATGCTTCTATTCAGTCGACAAGGCAAGCTCAGGCTTCAGAAGTGGTACGTGCCTTTGTCTGataaggagaaaaagaaaatcaccaGAGAGTTGGTGCAGACAGTCCTGGCTCGGAAACCCAAAATGTGCAGCTTTCTGGAGTGGAGAGACCTGAAGATTGTGTATAAGAG ATATGCCAGCTTGTACTTCTGCTGTGCCATAGAGGACCAGGACAATGAGCTCATCACCCTGGAGATCATCCACAGATATGTGGAGCTGCTGGATAAATACTTTGGCAGC GTGTGTGAGCTGGACATTATCTTCAACTTTGAGAAGGCCTACTTCATTCTGGATGAATTCTTGCTGGGAGGTGAAGCTCAGGAGACGTCCAAAAAGAATGTACTGAAGGCCATCGAGCAGGCCGACCTGCTACAGGAG AATATAGACTTTCAGATGCGCCTGTTTGCAG CCCCGTCATGA
- the LOC111581783 gene encoding AP-1 complex subunit sigma-2 isoform X2: protein MQFMLLFSRQGKLRLQKWYVPLSDKEKKKITRELVQTVLARKPKMCSFLEWRDLKIVYKRYASLYFCCAIEDQDNELITLEIIHRYVELLDKYFGSVCELDIIFNFEKAYFILDEFLLGGEAQETSKKNVLKAIEQADLLQESQSEDWGSLPNEELL from the exons ATGCAGTTCATGCTTCTATTCAGTCGACAAGGCAAGCTCAGGCTTCAGAAGTGGTACGTGCCTTTGTCTGataaggagaaaaagaaaatcaccaGAGAGTTGGTGCAGACAGTCCTGGCTCGGAAACCCAAAATGTGCAGCTTTCTGGAGTGGAGAGACCTGAAGATTGTGTATAAGAG ATATGCCAGCTTGTACTTCTGCTGTGCCATAGAGGACCAGGACAATGAGCTCATCACCCTGGAGATCATCCACAGATATGTGGAGCTGCTGGATAAATACTTTGGCAGC GTGTGTGAGCTGGACATTATCTTCAACTTTGAGAAGGCCTACTTCATTCTGGATGAATTCTTGCTGGGAGGTGAAGCTCAGGAGACGTCCAAAAAGAATGTACTGAAGGCCATCGAGCAGGCCGACCTGCTACAGGAG AGCCAGAGTGAAGACTGGGGAAGTTTGCCAAATGAGGAGCTCTTGTAA